The following proteins are encoded in a genomic region of Candidatus Cloacimonadota bacterium:
- the uppP gene encoding undecaprenyl-diphosphatase UppP, with protein sequence MNLLKYIFLGIIQGLTEFLPVSSSGHLVIFQKILNINEPGIIFEITVHIGTLIAVVVYFRKDIIRLISAMFCWKKDRSREVRSSQMLVFYLFIATAVTGVIGILFKDKLEAVFDKLYLVGIMLLVTGSILFFSDRVKDGKRGKLNFLIAIIIGIAQSIAILPGISRSGTTITVGIYSGLKRQLATRFSFLLSIPAILGAAIFKIKDFGASGASEKFIPYFLALIASAAVGYFAIALMIRLINKAKLKYFSFYCWIIGFIVILVEIF encoded by the coding sequence GTGAATTTGTTAAAGTATATTTTTCTTGGGATTATTCAGGGCTTGACCGAATTTTTACCGGTTAGCAGTTCAGGGCATCTTGTTATTTTTCAAAAAATATTGAACATCAATGAACCGGGAATTATTTTTGAGATCACTGTTCATATCGGCACTTTGATTGCTGTAGTTGTATATTTTCGCAAAGATATAATCCGACTAATCTCAGCCATGTTTTGCTGGAAAAAAGATCGAAGCCGTGAAGTGCGCTCATCTCAGATGCTTGTGTTTTACCTGTTCATTGCAACTGCTGTAACCGGCGTCATTGGTATTCTCTTCAAGGATAAATTAGAAGCTGTTTTCGATAAATTGTATCTCGTGGGAATTATGCTGCTCGTTACCGGAAGCATTCTTTTTTTCTCGGACAGAGTTAAGGATGGAAAAAGAGGCAAGTTAAATTTTTTAATAGCAATAATTATAGGAATTGCTCAGAGCATTGCCATTCTTCCAGGTATTTCGCGTTCCGGAACCACCATCACGGTTGGAATTTATTCCGGATTGAAGCGTCAATTAGCTACTCGGTTTTCTTTTTTGTTGTCTATTCCGGCGATTCTCGGAGCAGCAATTTTTAAGATAAAGGATTTTGGAGCAAGTGGGGCTTCCGAAAAATTTATTCCCTATTTCCTCGCACTAATAGCTTCTGCTGCTGTCGGTTATTTTGCCATTGCACTTATGATTCGTTTGATTAACAAAGCGAAATTAAAATATTTCTCATTTTATTGCTGGATTATCGGATTTATTGTTATTCTCGTTGAAATTTTTTAA